The Streptomyces sp. NBC_01439 genome contains the following window.
CCGCCACAGTGTGGTCATGACCAGCCGGCTCAGCCCGCCGTGACGCGTCGGGTGCCACAGCGTGTGGAACACGTCCCGGAGGATCAGCAGTACCAGGGCGGCGCCCGTGGCCGTCACCAGCCAATCCATCCGGAACCCCTTTTCCGCTGCGTTTCGCCCAGGTTCGCGCACCTCCGTGGTCGCTGATCGCAGCCCACGCCGTCCCCCGGTGTCAGAAGCGGGGCCGGACCTCGCCGGCGGCCGGAATCGGCCGAGGTTCCGGCCACAGGCGGAACCCGGTGACGAGTTCGGACCGGATCCGCAGGATGCGGGGCATCGCCTCGTTCCTCCACGGATCGAGCAGCGCCGCGAGCCGTTCGGCTTCGTCGCGGTTCACGACGAGCTCGGCGTAGCCGACCACCACGACGCTCCAGCCGAGATGCGTGTCGGGGTCGATGGCGTCGGCTTCGTAGGCGAGGACGATGCCGGGCTCGCCCGGCATCGCCACCAGCGACGCGTGTGAAGCGCCTTCGTCGAGCTGCACGAGCACGTCCTCCCCGTGGACGATGTGGCTCATCGGCCGGATGACTGGCAGCGCTTGGTGGGTGAAGACGATGCGGCCGAGCGAGACGGTACCCAGGAGCCGCAACGCTTCGGAGCGGTCCAGCTGCTCCGTGGACCGCGCGGGGTCCGGGGCAGGGCGGTGGTCCGGTCTCCTGGCGGTTTCGTGATCCATCACGCGTCCCTCCGCTCCGGCCCTGTCTTGTCGGCCTCGGCTTCACTCAGCGTCTTTTCCGTCTCGCACGCCGTGCCAGGGCCGAATGGTCCCCTGTCCTGCGGAATCGGGGGCCGGTCGGCCCATCCCCGGCACCTGCAGTGCCGCTCAGACTTGAATCGGAATCGGCCGGAGGCCGCCATGAGGACCACTCCCCCTACGGGGGTGGCCGAGCGGACAGGTTCTGGATCGTCCGAACGGGCATCGTCGCCCTGGGCACGGCAGTGCTAGCTATCCCTGGCGGCCGGTGTCGGCCACCTGAACCGCCAGCAGTGAGGAGTCCGTCATGCCCGCGTCCCGGTACACCGTCAGCGACGTCATGACCCATACGGCTGTGGCCATCGGCCGCGAGGCTTCCTACAAGGAGATCGTCGAGCTGATGGACCAGTGGAAAGTCAGTGCTGTTCCCGTCCTGGAGGGCGAGGGGCGCGTCGTCGGAGTGGTCTCCGAGGCGGACCTGCTGCCGAAGGAGGAGTTCCGGCGGGACGACCCCGTGCTTCCTGATCAGCTGGAAGAGGCTTCCAAGGCAGGGGGTGTGCTGGCCGAGGAACTGATGTCGAGCCCAGCCGTGACTGTGCACCCCGACGCCACACTCGCCGAGGCTGCCCGGATCATGGCGCGAAAGCACGTGAAACGCCTCCCCGTGGTGAACGGTGTGGGGATGCTGGAGGGAGTCGTCAGCCGGAGCGACCTGCTCAAGGTGTTTCTGCGACCGGACGAGGAGATCGGCGAGGAGATCCGCGACTCGGTTCTCACCGGGCTCGCTCCTCCCGTACATCTGCAGGCGTCGGTGAAGGAGGGCGTCGTCACCTTGCGCGGATCGCTCCGTGATCGCGCACTGGTGCCGCTGATGGCCCGTGCGGTCCGTGCCGTGGAAGGCGTGGTGGACGTGCGGATGGAACTGGAAGGGCAGCCCACCAGAGCCTCCTGAGGCCTCTTACCGCCCCGGAACCCGGGGGCGCCGCCCAGGTGCGTCCGCCCGATCCCCTGAGACAATTCGCATGAAACATACACAGAGCGGATCGACCACAGGGGCGTACATGTCCGACGTACCGGCAGCCTCCTACGAGGGCACCGTCCGGGTCTTCCTCTTGGACGACCACGAGGTCGTACGCCGCGGCCTGTACGACCTGCTGGACGCGGAGCCGGACATCGAGGTCGTCGGTGAGGCGTCCACCGCCGCGCAGGCGCTGACCCGCGGACCGGCGCTGCGCCCGGACGTCGCCGTACTCGACGTCCGACTGCCCGACGGCGACGGGATCACCGTGTGCCGCGAGCTGCGCTCGCGCATGCCGGAACTCGCCTGCTTGATGCTGACCTCGTTCGATGACGAGGACGCGCTGCTCGACGCGATCATGGCTGGTGCGGCCGGCTACGTCCTCAAGCAGATCAAGGGGTCCGACCTCGTCTCGGCCGTACGGACGGTGGCGACCGGGCAGTCGATGCTGGACCCGGCGACGACCGCCCGCCTCATGCACTCCCTGCGGGACCCGGAGGCCGTCAAGGCCCCGGATGACGATCGGCTGGCCGCTCTCTCCGAGCGGGAGCGTTCCGTACTCGAACTGATCGGCGAGGGCCTCACCAACGCGCAGATCGCCAAGCGGCTGTACCTGTCCGAGAAGACGGTCAAGAACCACATCTCAAGGCTGCTGGGCAAGCTGGGGGTGGAGCGTCGGGTGCAGGCCGCTGTCATCGCCACGCAGGTCCATGAACACGAGCCGGAGCACGGCAAGGGCCGGAGCTGAGTGACTACGGGGCGTGCTCACCTGGAGGGTGGGCAGTGGCCTCCACCGCCCAGTGGGACCCGCCATTCCAGCTTTGTGCCCTGCCCGGTCGGCCCGTGCGCCGAAACGGAGAGTTCACCACCCAGGCGTTCGGCCCGTTCACTGAGATTGCGCAGCCCGCTGCGACGACCTCCCTCCGCCATTCCCACTCCGTCGTCGGTGACCAGTACGGTCAGTACGCCCTCGACGGCTGCGATGGACACTTCCGCCCGGCTTGCCCTCGCATGCCGGGCGACGTTGGTGAGCGCCTCCCCGACCACGGCGAGTGCCTCGTCCGCGGTCTCGGCGGGTACGTCGGTGTCGATCAGGCCCTCCATCCGCAGGGCCGGGGCGAACCCGAGTACCTGGGCAGCCTCCTCGACGGCCTGAACGGCACGGAGCCGCAGCTTCGGCGGCACCCCGGATACTTCGTGTTCACGAAGCCCGAAGATCGTCGACCGAATGATCTTGATGGTGGCATCCAGGTCGTCGATCGCCCGGGCAAGTCGTTCCGAAGCCTCGGGATGCTCGACGAAGGGTTGCGCGCTCTGCAGGGTCATACCTGTGGCGAAGAGGCGCTGGATGGCGAGATCGTGCAGGTCACGGGCAATGCGGTCGTGATCCTCCAGCATGCTCATCTGCTCGGTGTCCCGGCGCCGGTCTGCGAGCTCCAGCGCCACGGCGGCCTGGCCGGCGAAGCCGGGCAGGGCTGCGATCTCGGCGCGGGCGAACGCCGGGCGGCCGCGCCTGCGGGCCAGGATGAGGACGCCGCTCAGCTTCTCCTTGGTGCCGAACGTGACGGCGACGGCGGGGCCGAAACCCTTCCACCGTTCCGGCTGCACGGTGATCCGGTCGTCGGCCCCGACGTCGGCCACGGTGATCAGTCCGTCCTCCTCGCCGAGGGCAGCGGCGGCCAGGGTGCCTTCACTGCTGGGCAACACGATGCCGCGATGTGCCTCGGCGCCCTCCCCCAGGGCTAGCGAGCCGCGCAGCTCCCCGCTCTGGCCCACAAGGTAGAACACACCGATGTCGGCGCCCGTGATGTCGCGAGCTCGCTCCAACATCCCCTCCAGCACCTCCGTCT
Protein-coding sequences here:
- a CDS encoding sensor histidine kinase → MGGDELGPVRPGLPRLRLDELLEELQVRIDEVRGTRDRLNGLLEAVMSVGRELDLPQVLSGIVEAAVVLVDAEYGALGVIGDDQKLAQFLPVGISDDLRAEIGDLPSGHGILGQLIRHPEPLRLSELSGHPASYGFPPHHPPMHSFLGVPIRVREDVFGNLYMTEKRGGIDFDEEDEAVLSTLAVAAGIAVENARLFEEVRLRERWLAASSDFTRALLSGSAETEVLEGMLERARDITGADIGVFYLVGQSGELRGSLALGEGAEAHRGIVLPSSEGTLAAAALGEEDGLITVADVGADDRITVQPERWKGFGPAVAVTFGTKEKLSGVLILARRRGRPAFARAEIAALPGFAGQAAVALELADRRRDTEQMSMLEDHDRIARDLHDLAIQRLFATGMTLQSAQPFVEHPEASERLARAIDDLDATIKIIRSTIFGLREHEVSGVPPKLRLRAVQAVEEAAQVLGFAPALRMEGLIDTDVPAETADEALAVVGEALTNVARHARASRAEVSIAAVEGVLTVLVTDDGVGMAEGGRRSGLRNLSERAERLGGELSVSAHGPTGQGTKLEWRVPLGGGGHCPPSR
- a CDS encoding CBS domain-containing protein, encoding MPASRYTVSDVMTHTAVAIGREASYKEIVELMDQWKVSAVPVLEGEGRVVGVVSEADLLPKEEFRRDDPVLPDQLEEASKAGGVLAEELMSSPAVTVHPDATLAEAARIMARKHVKRLPVVNGVGMLEGVVSRSDLLKVFLRPDEEIGEEIRDSVLTGLAPPVHLQASVKEGVVTLRGSLRDRALVPLMARAVRAVEGVVDVRMELEGQPTRAS
- a CDS encoding response regulator transcription factor, encoding MSDVPAASYEGTVRVFLLDDHEVVRRGLYDLLDAEPDIEVVGEASTAAQALTRGPALRPDVAVLDVRLPDGDGITVCRELRSRMPELACLMLTSFDDEDALLDAIMAGAAGYVLKQIKGSDLVSAVRTVATGQSMLDPATTARLMHSLRDPEAVKAPDDDRLAALSERERSVLELIGEGLTNAQIAKRLYLSEKTVKNHISRLLGKLGVERRVQAAVIATQVHEHEPEHGKGRS
- a CDS encoding pyridoxamine 5'-phosphate oxidase family protein; the encoded protein is MDHETARRPDHRPAPDPARSTEQLDRSEALRLLGTVSLGRIVFTHQALPVIRPMSHIVHGEDVLVQLDEGASHASLVAMPGEPGIVLAYEADAIDPDTHLGWSVVVVGYAELVVNRDEAERLAALLDPWRNEAMPRILRIRSELVTGFRLWPEPRPIPAAGEVRPRF